The following coding sequences lie in one Oncorhynchus kisutch isolate 150728-3 linkage group LG27, Okis_V2, whole genome shotgun sequence genomic window:
- the LOC109872274 gene encoding gastrula zinc finger protein xFG20-1 isoform X1 codes for MQKRHRMEALTRDGLPLPLSSLRLLVPPLRLVSAALWQVVQQRDVMDYGLVEEFVTTVLEIVPDMMSYRDRVQLIMGLRAQLVLELCRSDHLANPETIQPHLNRMKTCIITHRDKEISDPEVEASESNFLKLIQTLLEDPVEKEYFFQSVFSEEFGAKYNSALQTLVWEFLSRLEKLLPAPTLQQTASWFLPDPSVLEECVQCVSHPQPLKTLLQHHNNTCGHVDTNGLFSGDNQIPIEADPEVQSEPVQQCMSHVSSDNESDMTPLLELGIDSDRTVHKGVEPVHKGVEPVHKGVGPVHKVVESTSLEVGHIYNETTEKNIKHNTPGKELAKYMQNNTYFHHLNTDSGLKIQGKAHSSQQEVQDISSLSTSCWLHQPTVQLHRLDIADMLLPVTEVYSTPRRESLQIDKVGSQGQRRGQVISQNSERNINEEPSDGQPQYSLAPDPSLTTGQPKRSKRVKICSLCRKTFSEAKDLTAHIRCHNEQSPSKCTQCGQDFEHHEDLQKHQQNVCEAAAQPEEDNMSTASFKEDNMSMTSVEDQTELACTELSESSKARTCRVCHKTVYSRNYLRKHLKSQHGQLLKIHKKHKTFFCCSLCNKTFGCRNNLRKHLESKHSQLLKMHKKHTNIICCIMCNKSFDLSEPNKCEVNQQHLLRKAQPEANTLIAAVIPQPSSTTSQNPTTSNALPIQAQFYNDYRTCLLCNETFDTAETMRKHLRFQHNILSYLCHDCGESFPSKLDLQKHSKNCLSIPDSRKCHECRKITPQTTQPQANICQEMNQRQQQLPAGGNEMEIPQSCNTDVKSLNDLQQCQPNEWEKIHFQRGQQDWSEEVDPNQHPGEVDPNQHPGEVDPNQHPGEVDPNQHPGEVDPNQHPGEVDPNQHPGEVDPNQHPEEVDPADRSSCLIPRENGTEIPQSHSTSPQNPTTFDAPPTQTQPPGISPPASLKSRTCPLCSKCFAYKKTMMQHLRRHSQGQGPFMCTICSKSFGTASDLKRHQGIKSGCGPNHRNLVVPENVPTEQKTVFSCPHCQGQYTSEKKMKAHMVCHTGDGFTCRFCGKIFAEDKKLRNHVRSHIDRRHLCDTCGKDFTSLSNLKKHTLVHTGEQPYICPDCGKSFSLKGNLKVHQQSHTGERPFACTMCKIRCFTQTHLKRHMLRHTGEKPHKCLACGKTFQRKNTLRKHQQDSCS; via the exons AGATAGTTCCTGATATGATGAGTTACAGGGATAGAGTCCAACTCATCATGGGGCTGCGAGCACAG CTGGTTCTGGAGTTGTGTCGCTCTGATCACCTAGCCAACCCTGAGACCATCCAGCCACATCTGAACAGGATGAAGACCTGTATCATCACTCATAGGGACAAGGAG ATTTCTGATCCAGAGGTGGAAGCGTCAGAATCAAACTTCCTGAAGCTGATTCAAACTCTGCTGGAAGACCCAGTCGAGAAGGAATACTTCTTTCAG AGTGTGTTTTCAGAGGAATTTGGCGCCAAGTATAACTCAGCACTGCAGACTCTGGTGTGGGAGTTCCTCTCCAGGCTGGAGAAGCTGCTTCCAGCACCAACCCTTCAACAG ACGGCATCTTGGTTCCTACCTGACCCCTCTGTCCTGGAggagtgtgtgcagtgtgtatcCCACCCTCAGCCTTTGAAGACCCTTCTCCAGCACCACAACAATACATGTGGACATGTAGACACCAATG GTCTGTTTTCTGGCGACAATCAAATCCCAATCGAAGCTGACCCAGAGGTCCAATCAGAACCTGTGCAGCAATGTATGAGCCATGTCTCATCTGACAATGAGTCAGACATGACCCCTTTGTTGGAACTGGGGATTGATTCAGACCGAACTGTGCACAAAGGGGTGGAGCCTGTGCACAAAGGGGTGGAGCCTGTGCACAAAGGGGTGGGGCCTGTGCACAAAGTGGTGGAGTCTACTTCTTTAGAGGTAGGGCATATATACAATGAAACTACAGAGAAAAATATTAAACACAACACACCAGGTAAAGAGCTAGCAAAATATATGCAAAATAATACATATTTTCACCACCTTAACACTGACAGTGGGCTGAAAATCCAAGGAAAAGCCCACAGCAGCCAACAGGAAGTGCAGGACATTTCTAGTTTATCTACTTCCTGTTGGCTCCATCAGCCAACAGTGCAGCTGCACAGACTTGACATTGCTGATATGCTTTTACCTGTGACGGAGGTCTATTCAACACCGAGGAGAGAGAGTCTTCAGATTGACAAAGTGGGATCccaaggacagagaagaggacaggTCATATCACAAAATAGTGAGAGGAATATCAATGAAGAGCCCTCTGATGGTCAACCTCAGTATTCTCTGGCCCCTGACCCATCCCTTACCACAGGGCAGCCTAAAAGAAGCAAGCGTGTCAAAATATGCTCCTTGTGTAGAAAGACTTTCAGCGAAGCAAAGGATTTGACGGCACACATAAGATGTCACAATGAGCAGAGCCCTTCCAAGTGCACCCAGTGTGGACAAGACTTTGAACACCATGAGGACTTACAGAAACATCAGCAGAATGTGTGTGAGGCGGCAGCTCAACCAGAAGAGGACAACATGTCTACGGCATCTTTTAAGGAGGATAACATGTCTATGACATCCGTGGAGGATCAGACGGAGCTAGCATGCACGGAGCTATCAGAGTCGTCCAAAGCCAGGACATGCCGTGTGTGTCATAAAACTGTCTATAGTAGAAATTATTTGAGAAAGCACCTGAAATCCCAACACGGTCAACTCCTGAAGATACACaagaaacacaaaacatttttctgTTGCTCTTTGTGTAATAAGACCTTTGGATGCAGAAATAATTTAAGAAAGCATCTGGAATCCAAACACAGTCAACTCCTGAAGATGCATAAGAAACACACAAATATTATCTGTTGCATTATGTGTAATAAGTCCTTTGATCTTTCTGAGCCAAACAAGTGTGAGGTGAACCAACAGCACCTCCTCAGGAAGGCACAGCCAGAGGCCAACACACTTATAGCTGCAGTGATACCACAACCCTCAAGCACTACATCCCAGAACCCAACAACCTCCAATGCTCTGCCCATTCAGGCACAGTTCTACAATGACTACAGAACATGTCTTTTGTGCAATGAAACTTTCGATACTGCAGAGACCATGAGAAAGCACCTAAGATTTCAACACAATATACTGTCTTACTTGTGCCACGATTGTGGGGAAAGTTTCCCAAGCAAATTAGATCTTCAGAAACACTCAAAGAATTGTTTGAGTATTCCAGATTCAAGAAAATGTCATGAGTGCAGGAAAATTACTCCTCAAACAACGCAGCCGCAAGCAAACATTTGTCAGGAGATGAACCAAAGACAACAGCAACTACCTGCAGGGGGAAATGAGATGGAGATCCCTCAGTCCTGCAACACAGACGTTAAGTCCTTAAATGACTTGCAGCAATGCCAGCCAAATGAGTGGGAGAAGATTCACTTTCAGAGAGGACAGCAAGACTGGAGTGAGGAGGTTGATCCAAACCAGCATCCAGGGGAGGTTGATCCAAACCAGCATCCAGGGGAGGTTGATCCAAACCAGCATCCAGGGGAGGTTGATCCAAACCAGCATCCAGGGGAGGTTGATCCAAACCAGCATCCAGGGGAGGTTGATCCAAACCAGCATCCAGGGGAGGTTGATCCAAACCAGCATCCAGAGGAGGTTGATCCAGCCGACAGAAGCAGTTGTCTGATTCCAAGGGAGAATGGGACAGAGATTCCCCAGAGCCATAGCACTTCACCCCAGAACCCAACAACCTTCGATGCTCCCCCCACTCAGACGCAGCCACCTGGCATCTCTCCCCCAGCCTCGCTAAAATCTAGAACATGCCCTTTGTGCTCAAAATGTTTTGCTTATAAAAAGACCATGATGCAGCATCTGAGACGTCATTCACAGGGTCAGGGACCCTTCATGTGCACCATATGTTCAAAGAGCTTTGGTACCGCCAGCGATTTGAAGAGACATCAGGGAATTAAGAGCGGTTGTGGGCCAAATCATCGTAATCTCGTTGTACCTGAGAATGTTCCCACAGAACAAAAAACTGTCTTCTCCTGCCCCCATTGTCAGGGACAGTACACGAGtgaaaaaaaaatgaaagcaCACATGGTATGTCACACAGGAGATGGGTTCACCTGTAGGTTTTGTGGCAAGATATTTGCTGAAGATAAGAAATTACGCAATCATGTTCGTTCTCATATTGACAGACGACATCTATGTGACACATGTGGTAAAGATTTTACATCTTTGTCTAACTTGAAAAAACACACACTTGTACACACGGGAGAACAGCCGTACATTTGCCCAGACTGTGGCAAAAGTTTTAGTCTGAAGGGTAACCTGAAAGTCCATCAACAGAGTCATACAGGAGAGCGGCCATTTGCGTGCACAATGTGTAAAATACGCTGTTTCACTCAGACTCATCTAAAACGGCATATGTTGaggcacacaggagagaagcctcatAAGTGTTTGGCTTGTGGGAAGACATTTCAACGGAAAAACACATTGAGGAAACATCAGCAAGATTCGTGTTCTTAG
- the LOC109872274 gene encoding gastrula zinc finger protein xFG20-1 isoform X2, giving the protein MLTSYYLQQTASWFLPDPSVLEECVQCVSHPQPLKTLLQHHNNTCGHVDTNGLFSGDNQIPIEADPEVQSEPVQQCMSHVSSDNESDMTPLLELGIDSDRTVHKGVEPVHKGVEPVHKGVGPVHKVVESTSLEVGHIYNETTEKNIKHNTPGKELAKYMQNNTYFHHLNTDSGLKIQGKAHSSQQEVQDISSLSTSCWLHQPTVQLHRLDIADMLLPVTEVYSTPRRESLQIDKVGSQGQRRGQVISQNSERNINEEPSDGQPQYSLAPDPSLTTGQPKRSKRVKICSLCRKTFSEAKDLTAHIRCHNEQSPSKCTQCGQDFEHHEDLQKHQQNVCEAAAQPEEDNMSTASFKEDNMSMTSVEDQTELACTELSESSKARTCRVCHKTVYSRNYLRKHLKSQHGQLLKIHKKHKTFFCCSLCNKTFGCRNNLRKHLESKHSQLLKMHKKHTNIICCIMCNKSFDLSEPNKCEVNQQHLLRKAQPEANTLIAAVIPQPSSTTSQNPTTSNALPIQAQFYNDYRTCLLCNETFDTAETMRKHLRFQHNILSYLCHDCGESFPSKLDLQKHSKNCLSIPDSRKCHECRKITPQTTQPQANICQEMNQRQQQLPAGGNEMEIPQSCNTDVKSLNDLQQCQPNEWEKIHFQRGQQDWSEEVDPNQHPGEVDPNQHPGEVDPNQHPGEVDPNQHPGEVDPNQHPGEVDPNQHPGEVDPNQHPEEVDPADRSSCLIPRENGTEIPQSHSTSPQNPTTFDAPPTQTQPPGISPPASLKSRTCPLCSKCFAYKKTMMQHLRRHSQGQGPFMCTICSKSFGTASDLKRHQGIKSGCGPNHRNLVVPENVPTEQKTVFSCPHCQGQYTSEKKMKAHMVCHTGDGFTCRFCGKIFAEDKKLRNHVRSHIDRRHLCDTCGKDFTSLSNLKKHTLVHTGEQPYICPDCGKSFSLKGNLKVHQQSHTGERPFACTMCKIRCFTQTHLKRHMLRHTGEKPHKCLACGKTFQRKNTLRKHQQDSCS; this is encoded by the exons ATGCTAACATCTTATTACCTTCAACAG ACGGCATCTTGGTTCCTACCTGACCCCTCTGTCCTGGAggagtgtgtgcagtgtgtatcCCACCCTCAGCCTTTGAAGACCCTTCTCCAGCACCACAACAATACATGTGGACATGTAGACACCAATG GTCTGTTTTCTGGCGACAATCAAATCCCAATCGAAGCTGACCCAGAGGTCCAATCAGAACCTGTGCAGCAATGTATGAGCCATGTCTCATCTGACAATGAGTCAGACATGACCCCTTTGTTGGAACTGGGGATTGATTCAGACCGAACTGTGCACAAAGGGGTGGAGCCTGTGCACAAAGGGGTGGAGCCTGTGCACAAAGGGGTGGGGCCTGTGCACAAAGTGGTGGAGTCTACTTCTTTAGAGGTAGGGCATATATACAATGAAACTACAGAGAAAAATATTAAACACAACACACCAGGTAAAGAGCTAGCAAAATATATGCAAAATAATACATATTTTCACCACCTTAACACTGACAGTGGGCTGAAAATCCAAGGAAAAGCCCACAGCAGCCAACAGGAAGTGCAGGACATTTCTAGTTTATCTACTTCCTGTTGGCTCCATCAGCCAACAGTGCAGCTGCACAGACTTGACATTGCTGATATGCTTTTACCTGTGACGGAGGTCTATTCAACACCGAGGAGAGAGAGTCTTCAGATTGACAAAGTGGGATCccaaggacagagaagaggacaggTCATATCACAAAATAGTGAGAGGAATATCAATGAAGAGCCCTCTGATGGTCAACCTCAGTATTCTCTGGCCCCTGACCCATCCCTTACCACAGGGCAGCCTAAAAGAAGCAAGCGTGTCAAAATATGCTCCTTGTGTAGAAAGACTTTCAGCGAAGCAAAGGATTTGACGGCACACATAAGATGTCACAATGAGCAGAGCCCTTCCAAGTGCACCCAGTGTGGACAAGACTTTGAACACCATGAGGACTTACAGAAACATCAGCAGAATGTGTGTGAGGCGGCAGCTCAACCAGAAGAGGACAACATGTCTACGGCATCTTTTAAGGAGGATAACATGTCTATGACATCCGTGGAGGATCAGACGGAGCTAGCATGCACGGAGCTATCAGAGTCGTCCAAAGCCAGGACATGCCGTGTGTGTCATAAAACTGTCTATAGTAGAAATTATTTGAGAAAGCACCTGAAATCCCAACACGGTCAACTCCTGAAGATACACaagaaacacaaaacatttttctgTTGCTCTTTGTGTAATAAGACCTTTGGATGCAGAAATAATTTAAGAAAGCATCTGGAATCCAAACACAGTCAACTCCTGAAGATGCATAAGAAACACACAAATATTATCTGTTGCATTATGTGTAATAAGTCCTTTGATCTTTCTGAGCCAAACAAGTGTGAGGTGAACCAACAGCACCTCCTCAGGAAGGCACAGCCAGAGGCCAACACACTTATAGCTGCAGTGATACCACAACCCTCAAGCACTACATCCCAGAACCCAACAACCTCCAATGCTCTGCCCATTCAGGCACAGTTCTACAATGACTACAGAACATGTCTTTTGTGCAATGAAACTTTCGATACTGCAGAGACCATGAGAAAGCACCTAAGATTTCAACACAATATACTGTCTTACTTGTGCCACGATTGTGGGGAAAGTTTCCCAAGCAAATTAGATCTTCAGAAACACTCAAAGAATTGTTTGAGTATTCCAGATTCAAGAAAATGTCATGAGTGCAGGAAAATTACTCCTCAAACAACGCAGCCGCAAGCAAACATTTGTCAGGAGATGAACCAAAGACAACAGCAACTACCTGCAGGGGGAAATGAGATGGAGATCCCTCAGTCCTGCAACACAGACGTTAAGTCCTTAAATGACTTGCAGCAATGCCAGCCAAATGAGTGGGAGAAGATTCACTTTCAGAGAGGACAGCAAGACTGGAGTGAGGAGGTTGATCCAAACCAGCATCCAGGGGAGGTTGATCCAAACCAGCATCCAGGGGAGGTTGATCCAAACCAGCATCCAGGGGAGGTTGATCCAAACCAGCATCCAGGGGAGGTTGATCCAAACCAGCATCCAGGGGAGGTTGATCCAAACCAGCATCCAGGGGAGGTTGATCCAAACCAGCATCCAGAGGAGGTTGATCCAGCCGACAGAAGCAGTTGTCTGATTCCAAGGGAGAATGGGACAGAGATTCCCCAGAGCCATAGCACTTCACCCCAGAACCCAACAACCTTCGATGCTCCCCCCACTCAGACGCAGCCACCTGGCATCTCTCCCCCAGCCTCGCTAAAATCTAGAACATGCCCTTTGTGCTCAAAATGTTTTGCTTATAAAAAGACCATGATGCAGCATCTGAGACGTCATTCACAGGGTCAGGGACCCTTCATGTGCACCATATGTTCAAAGAGCTTTGGTACCGCCAGCGATTTGAAGAGACATCAGGGAATTAAGAGCGGTTGTGGGCCAAATCATCGTAATCTCGTTGTACCTGAGAATGTTCCCACAGAACAAAAAACTGTCTTCTCCTGCCCCCATTGTCAGGGACAGTACACGAGtgaaaaaaaaatgaaagcaCACATGGTATGTCACACAGGAGATGGGTTCACCTGTAGGTTTTGTGGCAAGATATTTGCTGAAGATAAGAAATTACGCAATCATGTTCGTTCTCATATTGACAGACGACATCTATGTGACACATGTGGTAAAGATTTTACATCTTTGTCTAACTTGAAAAAACACACACTTGTACACACGGGAGAACAGCCGTACATTTGCCCAGACTGTGGCAAAAGTTTTAGTCTGAAGGGTAACCTGAAAGTCCATCAACAGAGTCATACAGGAGAGCGGCCATTTGCGTGCACAATGTGTAAAATACGCTGTTTCACTCAGACTCATCTAAAACGGCATATGTTGaggcacacaggagagaagcctcatAAGTGTTTGGCTTGTGGGAAGACATTTCAACGGAAAAACACATTGAGGAAACATCAGCAAGATTCGTGTTCTTAG